DNA from Felis catus isolate Fca126 chromosome B3, F.catus_Fca126_mat1.0, whole genome shotgun sequence:
TGATGCAGCCCTCtctgagggggagggagggctcagcCTAGGAGGTTTTCTTAGACTAGCTGGGGACTGAGAAGTAGCGGGGGTGGGAAGAAGGTGACAGAAACTTGCACTGTTGCTCAACCCTGTACCTTCTGCCCTCAGGGTTCCTGGTTCCTCCTGAAAACCGGAGAAAACATGTAAGAAAAGGTAGAACAAGAAACACAggatgggaaagggagagagaaagaaaacaggaggtGGCAGATAAAGAGGCAGTTTGGGGTCCCTCTAATGACAaggaccaaaaaacaaaaggtcCAATTGAGGTTCTGAGCTCCCAATGGACCAGCAGCTGTGCTGGCAGCCAGCACCTGAACCCCCAAATTCCTATTTCCTCCCAGAATCCCCTTCCCAGGGCACTCACACATCCTCTATACactctggaggctgtttcaggcgGTTCCCGCCGATGAGGTAGTTGTAAATCTCAGCGTTCTCAATGCCAGCATATGGCGTCTGCCCACGCGTCATGATCTCCCACATGGTCACCCCGAAGGCCCACTGGGAAAGAAGCGAGGTTGGAGGGGAGATGTCATTAGGCTCCCTGAGCTGGGCAGAACCCTAAGACAAGCACATCTTAGAGCATAGAGGTGTTATAAGGGGGCAGCCAAAGCCCAGAGACCTGGCTAGGTCCCTGAGGATTCTAAAGGTCCACCCACGGTCCCTGAGGATTCCAAAGGTCCACCCACACACTGGGCCACACTGCTTATGTTACCACCAGGCCTCACTGTGCTCCCCGGCTCACCACGTCACTGTGCACAGTATATAGGTTGTCAGCCAGGCTCTCCAGGGCCAGCCACTTGACGGGTAATTTGGAGGCACAGCCCTGGCGATAGTAGTCCCCGCTATAGATCTTCCGGGAGAGCCCAAAGTCAGCCACACACACcgtcatgtcttctgccagccTGTGAGGGGTGTTGGAGGGTGGAGTCAGCCTTCCCCCATGCTGGCAGCCGTACTAAAATCAGAGTATCTTTGCTCCCCAGCTGTCCCCACGCATAGCAGATACAGTCCCAGGTGAGAACTGACCATTAGTCTTCCTGTCATTAGCTGCTCGTTCCCACCCAAGCCCTCCGGAATTCACATACATGCAATTCCGAGCAGCCAGGTCTCGGTGGATAAAGTTCCGGGAGCTCAGGTACTCCATGCCACAGGCAATGTCCACCATGAACCGGACCAGGGTCTGCAGGGGCAGGTTCtggtggggcagacagagcaAACTCAGGCTGGATCTGCCCACCCAGCCAGGGCAAGATGAATGGGGTTCCCTGGCCAGAAAGCCTAATGACTGTCCTTGGAATTACTGAAAGGAGGGGGATGGAGGGACTTCCCAAGACAAAGAAGCTTTGGCAGACCTGAGAGACAGCACCCAAGAGTCAAGGCACTCCTCATGTGGGATTCCACAGATCTCTTCTCTCAGAAAGGGCCCTTGCCCAGACTAAAATGCCCAGCAGGGCTCTGAGGGAGAAGGAAGCCTTCTAGCATAAAAAGGGTAAAACCCAGCCTGCCTCTTCCCAACCAGCTTGATCAGCCCTGCTCACCAAGCCAAATTCTCTCCCAGGGTCTTTGTCCCTTTCCAACTCCTGGCCATTCCACCCCAGGCACTCACAAAGGGATTCTCCCCAATCCGGGAGGCGAGCAGGAAGGCGTGCAGGTCCCCATGCTTCATGAAGGGCAAGATGACCATGGGGATAGGGAGACGGCCTTTGGCTCTGCTTCGGAGGCTCACCCCTGGGGACAAGGGAGAGTCAGAAGCAGGGCACATAAACGTCAAGAGACAGCTTAGGGGTCTGCGTGAGCCTCCCAACTGCTAGGTCCTACCTCTAGCCCTGGCTCTGTTCCTTCTCCATAAGTCCACAGTGGCCTGGTGACTACTCAAGATTTGTCTGCCCCTAGATCTCTGGAGCATCTTCttgtcccctcctcctctgcctctgttcAAATGGGCAGTCTTCATGTGCAGACCTTTGGTACAGGGCCTGCACACTAAATTCCTTACCTGAGTCTGATCAGATTTCAGCCAGGACTCTCCTTGCTAATTTGCTATCTGCTTATTCACCACGTAAGTCCAAACTTCTCTCCCACAGGCTGCCCTCCCACCTTGGCGGAACACAGTTTTAGCTCTATTGTATATCTGCCTCCCCTAAGAAGGAGCTCACCAACAAGCTTGGCCACATGTGGGTGGTCAAATTCCTTCATGCAAGCCGCTTCCCTGAGGAATTCTTCAATGTCGCTGGAAGCAATGATGTCAGCTGGAAAAAAAGAtaggagagagggaatgagggagaTGTGCCCACAATTCTGATCCAAGACTCCTAGGCCTTGTCCTTCCTGGGCTTCCCAGGGGGTTCAGGAAACAGACTGGCATGAGCAGGAGAAACCCCCATGGAGTGGGGCTATCCAACAACCTCTCTGCTTGCTAATGGTCTTCCCTTTGGTTTAGATAGTCCAGAAGCTCAAGCAACCACAGCTTTAATCACCCTGAATGAGCTCAGAGGAGTCactgctgatggcagagagcaaAGGCTAGGGCACAAACTTGTGTGGGTTTACGCCTCTGAATTATTCACGGGGCACAGGCAGCATACTACTTAGTGATGAGTAACTCTTCTTGGAAAGTCTAAGGAcccagcagagcctgcttctgtaTCAGTCACCCCTTCCACTCCTCACTCCATGTCTACTACTCTTCACTCACCTTTCAGCATCTTGACAGCCACTTTCACAAAGGAGCCATCCTCTTGCTTCAGCTGGGCCTCCCGCACTGAACCAAACTCTCCTAGGAACCGACCCAAATGACGGTGAGGCCACCTTGCCCTactgcctcccaccccctttcctcCCAGGTGACTCTCCACAGGGACACAAATCACTAGACTCTGGGGACATTGCAGGAGGCTCCTTTGTCTGCAGCCAAAGGGAGTATGCTGGGAGTGCTCCTCAGTCCTCCTCATCCCCAGCCACCATTCCTCCAAACATCCCAAACTCAGGCATTTACAAATAGATCCTGTTTATAGGAGCTGCCCTAAATCTACACCCCCAAAGTGACAGGAGCAACCAAACACACCCAGATATGGCAAACTCCACTCCTGCCAATCACTGTGCAGCCCCACACACCTTTGCCCAACATCCGGCCTAGGGTGAACTGCTGCTCTGGGATGAGCACATCCTCCAGTTTGTCCTTGAGTTCATCACTGATGCCCAAGCTGTCcactgtggggagaggggtggtaAGAAAGGAGAGGGGCCTCTCCTGCTCCTGACTCGTACCCCAGGCTCCACCCTCAATGCAGACATGAGCTTAGTTTAGCTCTCCCATAGCTGGGGTGGAGACATCCATGAGGGTAGATCTCTGTGTCTTTTCTACTACCGTGTGCTCAGGACTCATCAATGTTCAGACACACTGGTCAAATTAATGAGCTAGCAAAAAGAATGTAGTTAggggctctctccctctctctctcaaaaataaacaaataaacatcagaaaacagggtggctcagtcggttaagcctgtgactcttgattacagctcaggtcatgatcttacggtggggggatcaagcccctcatagatggagccctttgtcaggctcagggctgggtgtggagactgcctgggattctttctgttcctcctcagCTCAGGtgaactctctccctctctctcaaaaataaataaataaacattaaaaaagaaaggaagaaaaaaagacagtccaTTTTTCCTCCTATGATTCCCCACACTCACGTGTGGCTTCGATGCGTTCAGGCCTTTCCCGATTGAAGGACCGGGCTGCCCGGAAGTGAACGGCTGGCTCCCCCCGGGCCATGACACTGTCAAAGGCTTGCCTAAGAAGAAACCCAGGACTTGGAATCAGCGCCAAGATCTACGGTCACCACTTGCCTCTCCCTCCATGTCCTCACCCCCTTACCCGAACCGTGTCTCCTTCCGCCTCTTTCGAAGCAGGATGAGGGCCAAGGCAGCAGCCGTCACTAGGGCTGTCAGCACACCCAGGACTACAGGCACCCAGGATGTACGGCTATGGGGAGGGCCCTGCTGGCCTGTGGGAGACAGGGGGAGTGGCATGAGCTAGGCTGACATAAAGGAGCCCCTTTAGAATTTTCCAGTGATGGCCATCTGGTCTGGTCAAGAGGTTCTCTTAAGTCAATAAAAGTCCCAAGTGGAAAGCAGCTCCGAAGGAAGACCCAAGAGTTCCTACCCTGTCAGTGATTGGCCCTGGCTATTAGGACTTAAAACTCGACCAGAGATTCCTATGCTAGTCctgtggcagggggaggagaatgACTTTTAGTTTAAATACCCTGGCCTCAACTGCTGAGTCTTTGGGTCTATTAGAGGAAAGGTACTGCCAGCCTCCTTCCACCAGTCTAGGTTGCCCTTGAAAGCCTTGCTcccctgtgcccttcccctgcaggcCTTACCTGCATGGTCATGAGAAGAGACCACCAGTGGCTGACTCCAAGGCCCACAGCCAACTGCATTGGAGACGCACACACGCACAGTCAGGTCCTTCTGGGGATCCCAGCCTGTCAAGTTGGCCCTGGTCCCCTCCACTGTCAGCTCACCCTGCAGCCAGGAAAAGCCCCCATCCCATACTTAAGTCTGAGGAAAAGGCCTCCAGCTGGGGCCTGAAAGTCAGAAAAAGGTCTAGCTAGGAACACAGGAGGCAAGGGACACTGTGGGTTCAGGGGCTTCAGGAACACAACATGCTGGGAGTCATCACATTCCTGCTCCACCCTGCAGAGGCCTCTCCTGAACACAAACAAGGCTCAGTCCTGGCTggcagaggtgggggatgggagggaactAGGCTTGGGATAAGATGGTCTTATcggcaccctcccctccccaattGGTGCAGGAATGTGCTTCCTGCTTTACAAACAAAGCAGCCACCCACCGGATGCAATCCTAACTGGAGACACCATCCAATAAGGAGGGAAGAAGCctgcagggggaggtggggaaaagtGGACTCCCTCTCCCTCGGGTGGTGGGAGGCTGAGCCCACCAAAGTCCCCAGGCCCACCAAGGACGGCCATTCAGAAGCTCTAAAGGCCTTAGAGCCCTGAGAGCTGACTCTGGTACACCTGAAGAATGGAAGCTTGTCTCCCCTTACCTGGGTGCCCCTTACCTGGGTTCCGTTGTCTTGAACCCAGGACAGTTTATAGGGTCCCAGGGGGCCTTCCAAAGGGCCCTCAGGGATCACTTCTTCCCACTCCAGGATGAGGCCTGAGTCTGTGCGGATGGCATGGAGGTTCTGAGGAGTGCTGGCTGGGGCTGTACCCGAAGAGAGAAGGCTACTAAGAGCCCTGCCCTTCCCACTATCACTATCCCCTGCTGGCCTTTGGAACCAACTCCCAAGAACTACACAGCTCAGAGAGCTACAGGTGGGGTTTAAAGCTTGCCTGCTGCTTTTACTTTTAATCCTGTGGAGGACCAGTGAGTAAAGGCAGGACCCACAGCACCCTACTAGGTACAGTGCTGCTCCTGGTTACTGCTTCAAGAGCATCCTTCACCACTTCCCCCTCAAAGCCCCACCAGCCTCTTTGCAATTGCTAAGAGAAATACAAGCAAGTTCCTATCATAGGATCTTTGCACTTGCTAAGCCCTCTTCTGCATTGATTTTGCcccagtgtggctccttccttaTCATTCAAACATCAGTCTCTTTACGGGGGTATGCCTGGACCACCCTGGGGCACTCTTCATCAATCTTTTCTGGTATTATCTGATCTTTTCTAATCTGCTTGTCTGTTCCACCCCCCTAGAACTAAAGCTGCATGGGAAGGGAGCTAGA
Protein-coding regions in this window:
- the TYRO3 gene encoding tyrosine-protein kinase receptor TYRO3 isoform X2, whose protein sequence is MALRRSMGRLGLPPLPPPPPPPLLLLASLAALLLAEPAAAGLKLMGAPVKLTVSQGQPVKLNCSVEGMEEPEIQWVKDGAVVQSVDQVYIPVSEQHWIGFLSLKSVERSDAGRYWCQVEDGGETETSQPVWLTVEGVPFFTVEPKDLAVPPNAPFQLSCEAVGPPEPVTIVWWRGGTKVGGPAPSPSVLNVTGVTQSTVFSCEAHNLKGLASSRPATVRLQALPAAPFNITVTKLSSSNASVAWTPGADGLALLQSCTVQVTQAPGDWEVLAVVVPVPPFTCLLRDLAPATNYSLRVRCANALGPSPYADWVPFRTKGLAPASTPQNLHAIRTDSGLILEWEEVIPEGPLEGPLGPYKLSWVQDNGTQGELTVEGTRANLTGWDPQKDLTVRVCVSNAVGCGPWSQPLVVSSHDHAGQQGPPHSRTSWVPVVLGVLTALVTAAALALILLRKRRKETRFGQAFDSVMARGEPAVHFRAARSFNRERPERIEATLDSLGISDELKDKLEDVLIPEQQFTLGRMLGKGEFGSVREAQLKQEDGSFVKVAVKMLKADIIASSDIEEFLREAACMKEFDHPHVAKLVGVSLRSRAKGRLPIPMVILPFMKHGDLHAFLLASRIGENPFNLPLQTLVRFMVDIACGMEYLSSRNFIHRDLAARNCMLAEDMTVCVADFGLSRKIYSGDYYRQGCASKLPVKWLALESLADNLYTVHSDVWAFGVTMWEIMTRGQTPYAGIENAEIYNYLIGGNRLKQPPECIEDVYELMYQCWSADPKQRPSFTCLRMELESILGHLSVLSTSQDPLYINLERAEEPAEGGRLELPGRDQASGGAGDGSGVGAMGGTPSDYRYILSPGGLAEQPASAARATAPQ